One window of Aspergillus oryzae RIB40 DNA, chromosome 3 genomic DNA carries:
- a CDS encoding WDR46/Utp7 family protein (WD40-repeat-containing subunit of the 18S rRNA processing complex) has translation MADNPSTKAVAPANKKRKESKALIEARQKYGRGKAIPMQTVRDKKLRANLRAVENKFKQAALKAKDAEILLEHEAGFLEPETELERTYKVRQDDIKEGVGIETAKKGFELRLNDFGPYRADYTRNGRDLLLAGRKGHVATMDWRSGRLGCELNLGETVRDARWLHNNQFFAVAQKKYVYIYDQAGTEIHCLSKHLEPLFLEFLPYHFLLASAQMSGHLKYTDTSTGQMVAELPTRMGAPTSLAQNPWNAIIHVGHQNGTVSLWSPNSQTALVKALVHRGPVRSMAMDRSGRYMVSTGQDMKMNVWDIRMYREVHSYSCYQPGASVAISDRGLTAVGWGTQVSVWRGLFDAAAADQGKVKSPYMAWGGDGQRIENVRWCPFEDVLGVTHDQGFASIIVPGAGEPNFDALEANPYENKRQRQEAEVQGLLNKLQPDMISLDPTFIGKLDTISDKKNREERDLDRRPEDVMEKLKNRGRGRNSALRKYLRKKGRRNVIDDKIVKAEMLRKEHQARARDKLRTEREDLGPALARFAKKEI, from the exons ATGGCGGATAACCCGTCAACCAAGGCCGTCGCGCCGGCCAACAAAAAACGCAAAGAGAGTAAAGCACTCATTGAAGCGCGACAGAAATATGGACGAGGAAAGGCAATTCCGATGCAAACCGTGAGGGACAAGAAACTGCGCGCCAATCTCAGGGCCGTCGAAAACAAATTCAAACAAGCCGCGCTTAAGGCAAAGGATGCGGAGATTCTCTTGGAGCACGAAGCCGGTTTCCTCGAACCCGAAACAGAGCTGGAACGGACATACAAGGTCCGAcaggatgatatcaaagagggCGTTGGGATCGAAACAGCGAAGAAGGGCTTCGAATTGCGACTGAATGACTTTGGACCCTACCGCGCAGACTATACGAGGAACGGACGTGACCTACTGTTGGCTGGCCGGAAGGGACATGTTGCGACGATGGACTGGCGCTCAGGACGACTAGGATGCGAGCTCAATTTGGGAGAGACAGTTCGGGACGCTCGGTGGTTGCACAATAACCAGTTCTTCGCCGTGGCCCAAAAGAAATATGTCTACATCTACGATCAAGCTGGAACGGAAATTCATTGTCTCAGCAAGCACCTTGAACCGCTCTTCCTCGAATTTCTTCCGTACCACTTCCTTCTTGCTAGTGCT CAAATGAGCGGCCACCTTAAGTACACCGATACTTCCACCGGACAAATGGTCGCCGAACTGCCCACCCGTATGGGCGCTCCAACATCATTAGCCCAGAACCCATGGAACGCTATCATCCATGTCGGCCACCAGAACGGAACCGTCAGCTTATGGTCTCCCAATTCCCAGACGGCGCTGGTGAAGGCCCTCGTTCACCGAGGTCCGGTTCGTTCCATGGCGATGGACAGATCAGGCCGGTATATGGTTTCAACCGGCCaggatatgaagatgaatGTGTGGGATATTCGCATGTACCGCGAAGTGCACTCATACTCATGCTACCAACCTGGCGCCTCCGTTGCGATCAGTGACCGCGGTTTGACGGCCGTTGGCTGGGGCACCCAGGTCAGCGTATGGCGGGGTCTCTTCGACGCAGCCGCCGCCGATCAAGGCAAGGTTAAGAGTCCATACATGGCCTGGGGCGGAGATGGCCAACGTATTGAGAACGTGCGCTGGTGCCCCTTCGAGGATGTGCTCGGTGTCACCCACGACCAGGGCTTCGCCAGTATCATCGTCCCCGGCGCCGGCGAACCCAACTTCGACGCTCTGGAGGCCAATCCGTACGAGAACAAGAGACAGCGCCAGGAGGCCGAAGTGCAGGGTCTGCTCAACAAGCTGCAGCCCGACATGATTTCCCTGGACCCCACCTTCATCGGAAAGCTAGACACCATCAGCGACAAGAAGAACCGCGAAGAGCGCGACCTCGACCGCAGACCCGAAGACgtcatggagaagctcaagaacCGTGGGCGCGGCCGCAACAGCGCCCTACGCAAGTACCTGCGGAAGAAGGGCCGCAGGAACGTCATCGACGACAAGATAGTCAAGGCCGAGATGCTGCGCAAAGAGCACCAGGCCCGTGCAAGGGACAAGCTCCGTACCGAGCGGGAGGACCTGGGCCCTGCGCTAGCCCGATtcgccaagaaggagatctAA
- a CDS encoding urease accessory protein UreG (Ni2+-binding GTPase involved in regulation of expression and maturation of urease and hydrogenase), whose amino-acid sequence MSHSHSHDQGISHSHDDFGGHGHSHEILDGPGSYVNREMPLIEGRDWRDRAFTIGIGGPVGSGKTALMLALCQALRDDEDAEFLNRHKALASKRIRAIETGGCPHAAVREDISANLLALQSLHKQFQTDLLLIESGGDNLAANYSRELADFIIYVIDVAGGDKVPRKGGPGITGSDLLVVNKCDLAHIVGADLDVMDRDARKMREGGPTVFAEVKNGKNVQNIIDLIISAWKGSGAYELSLERWNAGATRGSGSVDEQ is encoded by the exons ATGTCGCATTCTCACTCCCATGATCAAGGCATTAGCCACTCCCACGATGACTTCGGTGGTCACGGTCACTCGCATGAGATCCTCGACGGACCCGGTTCCTATGTGAACCGTGAAATGCCATTGATCGAGGGCCGCGACTGGAGAGATCGCGCCTTCACCATCGGTATCGGCGG ACCCGTCGGATCCGGAAAAACAGCTCTAATGCTCGCATTATGCCAAGCTCTCCGAGACGA CGAAGACGCCGAATTCCTCAACCGCCACAAAGCCCTCGCGTCCAAGCGCATTCGCGCCATCGAAACGGGTGGCTGCCCGCATGCCGCCGTGCGTGAGGACATCAGCGCCAACCTCCTTGCGCTGCAATCCCTCCACAAGCAGTTCCAGACGGATCTCCTCCTAATCGAGTCTGGGGGTGATAACTTGGCCGCCAATTACTCGCGCGAGCTGGCTGATTTCATCATCTATGTTATTGATGTCGCCGGTGGTGATAAGGTGCCCCGGAAGGGTGGGCCGGGAATTACGGGATCGGATCTGTTGGTGGTGAATAAGTGTGATTTGGCGCATATTGTTGGGGCTGATTTGGATGTTATGGATAGGGAtgcgaggaagatgagggaagGGGGTCCGACTGTGTTTGCCGAGGtgaagaatgggaagaatgtgCAGAATATTATTGACTTGATAATTAGTGCCTGGAAGGGAAGCGGTGCTTATGAGCTGAGCTTGGAGAGGTGGAATGCTGGGGCTACTAGGGGTTCTGGGAGTGTGGATGAGCAGTAG
- a CDS encoding LIM domain-binding protein (predicted protein): MMMAQPFPAHQGIPQHPGIPPGHPLAPGQHPNAHPGAGMVQQVHPGVSAPGGPQVTQGGPMMGGMPPGAGTTAPGGPVQAHALSHLNPAQAHLFQQPHFAQQFANNPQLMHQQQQQQLLRQRMLFQQQQQQQQQRHGGLPVSMPNGTQPLNAAQLAAMQNPGMRPVISQMQLQQMPHGQPQNIQQQQHFLAMQAQQAQQAQQQQAQQAHQAQQQVQQQTPQPGQQTPQQRPAPQPQNVHDAQSVTPQPQPMPPPHQGSATPQPTPQQHLPTSQPPQQPAVPQPQPTPNPPPQQLPQSQQPGQQGQQGQQQQPQQPQQQTQQQPQQPPQPQQPQSQPQPQPQQGQQGQQQGQQQQQGQQQQGPPMTAQEAQLKAQQQQNAMMMQQRMNMKGATILCLNTFAEQLSNFTSRGEAHDLLYWQSFVDKFYSPSGVLRQGVWNPQTGSKQFEIATPALARYYLTQFTSGIRHIQMVVENARERDSPNGGHIVESQKTSFIYWFVNDTQIFTNGKLRAHFDMNNKIEMLDIEVTSYTEYLPRSQLQALEAADQKQSPKVSKNMGKRAQQKQAQQPAFTLPESMVTANGVPFAVMSFLEVAETISQMQLLFQYSQQNPQLSAPEALRNLVNSLPTQTPTPGFMPAPMNPAMQPGQNPRGPNMNVPNQFASPAMAHLGLPGAQGSPHLGGSAHPSPAQSHLAGPPGMVPQGQMQPNVGQGTSASASPNVSHKRRRASTVKMENDDGAPEVNGTAPPGPKTVKASPRVGGKRQKGTAN; the protein is encoded by the exons atgatgatggcgcagCCATTTCCTGCCCATCAAGGGATCCCGCAGCATCCCGGTATTCCCCCGGGTCACCCATTGGCCCCTGGTCAGCACCCAAATGCTCATCCCGGTGCCGGAATGGTACAGCAAGTACATCCCGGAGTATCAGCTCCGGGAGGCCCTCAGGTCACTCAGGGTGGACCAATGATGGGTGGGATGCCACCAGGTGCTGGAACAACCGCGCCTGGCGGTCCTGTACAGGCTCATGCTCTCTCTCATCTGAACCCAGCGCAAGCGCATCTGTTCCAACAACCACACTTTGCGCAACAAT TCGCCAATAACCCTCAACTCATgcatcaacaacagcagcaacaactcTTAAGACAGCGGATGCTctttcagcaacagcaacagcaacaacagcaacggCATGGAGGGCTCCCCGTGTCAATGCCGAATGGTACGCAGCCATTGAATGCTGCTCAGCTGGCAGCCATGCAGAATCCTGGGATGCGTCCGGTCATCTCCCAAATGCAACTTCAGCAGATGCCTCATGGACAGCCGCAGAATAtacaacaacagcagcattTTCTGGCTATGCAAGCCCAGCAGGCCCAACAGGcccaacagcagcaagcccAGCAAGCACACCAGGCCCAACAACAAGTGCAACAGCAGACGCCTCAACCAGGCCAGCAGACTCCACAGCAGCGCCcagctcctcaacctcaaaaTGTACATGATGCCCAAAGTGTCACCCCTCAACCGCAGCcgatgccgccgccgcaTCAGGGAAGTGCCACCCCGCAGCCCACCCCTCAGCAACACCTACCTACGTCTCAGCCGCCGCAGCAGCCTGCCGttccgcagccgcagccaaCgcccaatccaccaccacagcaaTTACCGCAATCCCAGCAACCGGGTCAGCAGGGCCAGCAaggccagcagcagcaaccgcagcagccacagcaacaaacccagcaacagccacaacAGCCACCGCAACCACAGCAGCCCCAGTCTCAaccgcagccgcagccacAGCAGGGTCAGCAGGGTCAACAACAGggtcaacaacagcagcagggtcagcagcagcagggaCCGCCGATGACAGCCCAGGAGGCTCAATTGAAggcgcagcaacagcagaatgcgatgatgatgcagcaACGGATGAACATGAAAGGGGCGACGATACTATGCCTTAATACATTTGCGGAACAGCTCAGTAATTTCACG AGCCGCGGTGAGGCGCACGACTTGTTATACTGGCAGTCTTTCGTGGATAAATTCTACTCCCCCTCTGGCGTTTTGCGACAAGGAGTATGGAATCCGCAGACCGGCTCTAAACAGTTCGAGATCGCAACTCCTGCACTAGCGCGCTACTACCTAACCCAGTTCACAAGCGGAATTCGTCACATCCAAATGGTTGTTGAAAATGCGCGGGAGAGGGACTCGCCAAATGGGGGTCATATAGTCGAAAGTCAAAAAACCTCATTCATTTATTGGTTTGTCAACGATACGCAG ATTTTTACCAACGGGAAATTGAGGGCGCACTTCGATATGAACAACAAAATTGAAATGCTTGATATCGAGGTCACGAGTTATACTGAGTACCTCCCTCGCAGCCAATTGCAAGCATTGGAGGCCGCCGACCAAAAACAAAGTCCGAAAGTCTCTAAGAATATGGGCAAGCGGGCTCAACAAAAACAGGCCCAACAGCCTGCCTTTACCTTGCCCGAATCTATGGTGACCGCCAATGGTGTACCTTTTGCTGTAATGAGCTTCTTAGAG GTCGCCGAAACAATATCTCAAATGCAATTGCTATTCCAATACTCCCAGCAGAACCCCCAACTTTCAGCCCCTGAGGCGCTGCGTAACCTCGTTAATAGCCTGCCGACTCAAACGCCAACTCCCGGGTTTATGCCAGCTCCGATGAATCCAGCTATGCAGCCTGGGCAGAACCCGCGAGGCCCCAACATGAATGTACCCAACCAGTTTGCCTCTCCAGCCATGGCGCACCTTGGTCTGCCGGGCGCCCAAGGGTCACCTCATCTGGGCGGTTCGGCCCATCCAAGCCCGGCGCAAAGCCACCTTGCTGGCCCTCCAGGTATGGTGCCACAGGGTCAAATGCAACCTAATGTTGGCCAGGGCACGAGCGCTAGTGCTAGCCCGAATGTTAGTCATAAACGACGCCGGGCAAGTACGGTCAAGATGGAAAACGATGACGGCGCTCCGGAGGTTAACGGCACCGCTCCCCCGGGACCAAAGACGGTAAAAGCCAGCCCACGTGTGGGTGGTAAAAGACAGAAAGGCACTGCTAATTAG
- a CDS encoding ATP-binding protein (AAA+-type ATPase), which produces MQRGRLLSSVARPCRFIARRRYPAVVCSTPRRFHLSRGWQSSAPPDPEDARSSSPASVTSDIPTLNAEHTVPGHDASSIASPSAERAGKKESSPYGSAVRRALRNRKSLKEWAAPAATIPCWFYERNTVANGGESHAASDFPQQVKISKPEPETVRETTDGMAHGGSGDGEPSESSGVPDTGERYALTEALWEELCASAKAGLRLPPAKYAKEPSARKSHLVLQYPGADGILFLDAVVKRLAQELGADVVTLNAQDIAQLCSEQDLEDVGTTSPIRSLGYDVYRPTAPEPWQDDSMGEGDDEAEVEISPRSLRSGLKGPRFITIESSREAGDIPLPGILGLKSLVSAFNGPVDGSGASSNPTDRAEDRRLQLINELISSASGPKRKSTTEVSLDKPTESRASENKPPVRDVIVQIQDYGEIQATREGARFIYLLQKAIQDRRRDGSRVLFVGTASQDAASESDASRLMQNAFDDQFSQMLVITPAMGLEAAEKIFTDDRKRRTLDINIRHIQDMLRTRLDNTSTLEDDIFRNRAWPLDASVVKESGLDERYWPYSQVHWATTLALGSLGSDELFGFQHIQKGIEMMQRTDRIKNDWMQEKAPKTKHTETGNDRERLLSSLRKTCNSHEKKLLNGVVDAKSIRTTFSDVHVPPETIDALKTLTSLSLIRPEAFTYGVLATDKIPGLLLYGPPGTGKTLLAKAVARESGATVLEVSGSEVYDMYVGEGEKNVKAIFTLAKKLSPCVVFIDEADAIFCSRTGASSRTSHRELINQFLREWDGMNDLSAFIMVATNRPFDLDDAVLRRLPRRLLVDLPLEQDRLAILKIHLKEENLDSSVDLAELARRTQLYSGSDLKNLSVAAALACVREENDLAAQHQGDEPYQYPERRTLTWKHFERGMEEISASISEDMSSLSAIRKFDEQYGDRKSRRKKSPGWGFTPASTEEASSDAARVRT; this is translated from the coding sequence ATGCAGCGAGGCAGGCTGCTTTCGTCTGTTGCACGACCCTGCCGATTTATTGCGCGCCGCCGATATCCCGCAGTTGTCTGCTCGACTCCTCGTCGATTCCATCTTTCACGAGGATGGCAATCATCAGCTCCCCCAGACCCTGAAGATGCACGCAGTTCCTCTCCGGCAAGTGTCACCAGTGATATTCCGACCCTAAATGCCGAACACACCGTACCCGGACATGATGCCTCGTCGATTGCATCGCCCTCTGCAGAGCGTGCCGGGAAAAAGGAGTCAAGTCCATATGGGTCGGCCGTGCGAAGAGCGTTGAGGAACAGGAAATCGCTCAAGGAATGGGCTGCGCCGGCTGCAACTATTCCTTGCTGGTTTTATGAACGTAATACTGTGGCCAACGGAGGCGAAAGTCATGCCGCTTCAGATTTTCCACAACAAGTCAAGATAAGCAAACCGGAACCGGAGACGGTCAGGGAGACAACTGATGGCATGGCTcatggtggtagtggtgatGGAGAGCCGTCGGAATCCAGTGGTGTGCCCGATACCGGGGAGCGGTACGCTTTGACCGAGGCGTTGTGGGAGGAGCTGTGCGCATCTGCGAAGGCGGGCTTACGACTTCCCCCTGCAAAATATGCGAAAGAACCTTCGGCACGAAAGTCCCATCTCGTTCTTCAGTACCCCGGTGCAGATGGCATTTTGTTTCTAGATGCGGTTGTAAAAAGGCTAGCGCAGGAACTTGGTGCGGATGTGGTGACGCTCAATGCTCAAGATATTGCGCAACTATGCAGCGAACAGGACCTAGAGGATGTCGGTACGACCTCTCCTATTAGATCTCTTGGTTACGATGTATACCGTCCAACGGCTCCGGAACCCTGGCAAGACGACAGCATGGgcgaaggagatgatgaagctgaggttgagatCTCTCCGCGCAGTTTGCGATCTGGTCTGAAGGGTCCAAGGTTTATCACTATTGAAAGTTCTCGAGAGGCAGGCgacattcctcttcccgGTATACTTGGTCTGAAATCGTTAGTCTCTGCGTTCAACGGGCCTGTGGATGGCTCGGGAGCATCATCAAACCCCACGGATCGAGCAGAGGACCGACGGCTCCAACTCATCAATGAGCTCATTTCCTCCGCTAGTGGGCCGAAACGGAAGTCAACCACCGAAGTATCTTTGGACAAGCCTACGGAATCTAGAGCTTCTGAAAACAAACCACCTGTCCGCGATGTGATCGTGCAGATCCAGGACTATGGAGAAATTCAGGCTACTCGCGAAGGGGCTAGATTTATTTACTTATTGCAAAAAGCTATTCAAGACCGTAGAAGGGATGGGTCTCGTGTTCTATTTGTTGGAACTGCCTCACAAGACGCCGCTTCGGAATCAGATGCATCAAGACTAATGCAAAACGCATTTGATGACCAATTCTCTCAAATGCTTGTCATCACACCTGCTATGGGATTAGAAGCAGCAGAGAAAATTTTCACGGATGACCGGAAAAGACGAACCTTGGATATCAACATCCGCCATATTCAAGATATGCTTCGGACACGGCTGGACAATACTTCCACCCTCGAAGATGACATATTCCGAAACCGTGCTTGGCCTCTGGATGCGTCCGTTGTGAAAGAGTCCGGACTTGATGAACGGTACTGGCCCTACAGCCAGGTGCATTGGGCCACAACACTCGCACTTGGAAGTCTTGGCTCCGACGAACTCTTTGGTTTCCAGCATATTCAGAAGGGCATTGAAATGATGCAGAGAACAGATCGCATTAAGAATGACTGGATGCAAGAGAAAGCACCCAAAACGAAGCACACGGAGACTGGTAATGATCGAGAGCGGCTGTTGAGTTCCTTACGCAAAACCTGCAATTCACACGAGAAAAAGTTGCTGAATGGGGTTGTCGACGCCAAAAGCATACGTACTACATTCTCTGATGTTCACGTCCCTCCAGAGACCATCGATGCCCTGAAGACGCTCACATCGCTTTCTCTCATTCGCCCGGAAGCTTTTACCTATGGTGTTCTCGCTACGGATAAGATTCCCGGCTTACTACTCTATGGGCCTCCCGGCACCGGTAAGACTCTCCTTGCCAAAGCCGTAGCTCGTGAGAGTGGAGCCACCGTCCTTGAGGTCAGTGGTTCCGAGGTCTATGACATGTATGTCGGTGAGGGTGAGAAAAATGTCAAGGCTATCTTCACATTGGCCAAGAAGCTGAGCCCGTGTGTTGTATTCATTGACGAAGCAGATGCTATCTTCTGCTCGCGGACCGGAGCCAGCAGTCGCACATCCCATCGGGAGCTCATTAACCAATTTTTGCGAGAATGGGACGGTATGAATGACCTGTCGGCTTTCATTATGGTTGCCACCAACCGACCATTTGATCTCGATGATGCTGTTCTGCGGCGTCTCCCTAGGCGACTGCTCGTGGACCTGCCCCTTGAACAAGATCGACTGGCCATCCTTAAGATCCacttgaaggaagagaatctCGATAGCTCTGTTGACCTCGCTGAGCTAGCTCGCCGCACTCAGCTCTATTCTGGATCCGATTTGAAGAACCTTTCCGTCGCCGCGGCTCTAGCCTGCGTCCGGGAGGAGAATGACCTGGCGGCTCAGCACCAGGGCGACGAGCCCTACCAATACCCAGAAAGACGTACGCTGACCTGGAAGCATTTCGAGCGTGGAATGGAGGAGATCAGCGCCTCAATAAGCGAGGACATGTCGTCACTCTCGGCGATCCGCAAGTTCGACGAGCAGTATGGCGACCGCAAGAGTCGGCGTAAGAAGAGCCCTGGATGGGGATTCACACCTGCTAGCACCGAGGAGGCTAGTTCCGATGCTGCGCGCGTACGGACATGA
- a CDS encoding DUF4050 domain-containing protein (predicted protein) has product MATEARDSAIREAKLYVREIVRNDWTFHPSTDAGAPASATPTPPEQEVTAWRLRTYDSSASELEPLSSPTIASPPSGYDSAQIESPILSPEGDERTERRRKRRRQMEEEMRWNEGLRTWVERRDAWTCAKSREEIIARRQLKQAQAQAEGTIINEDQGASSGSAFSRPASSSSRDEENLAAKTEASLSVAEKEESGPSSVSAQPQQGEDHKESTETGATEPEIALQQTATDDATGTVANATTPAPAPATAAATATASSKAHQGSEDPYVPVVPSLISTSNPIRASITPAMYPSIYSKVVVQGLTPTVPINLADVTKAMVQGWKADGQWPPKPATTNLVLQDTATVPKTAEDGQPSSPESKRRSGVVGAVRKVLHFSGFHPHPFHRRSSHSAQGDVSGAVNTETAGK; this is encoded by the coding sequence ATGGCCACCGAAGCGCGCGACTCTGCAATCCGTGAAGCAAAGCTTTACGTCCGCGAAATCGTTCGCAACGACTGGACTTTCCATCCCTCTACCGACGCGGGCGCACCAGCTTCCGCAACCCCCACGCCGCCTGAACAGGAAGTCACAGCATGGCGACTGCGCACATACGACAGCTCCGCGTCGGAGCTGGAGCCGCTTTCTTCGCCTACGATCGCCAGTCCGCCTAGCGGGTATGACTCTGCGCAGATTGAGAGTCCGATTTTGTCGCCGGAGGGGGACGAGAGGACCGAGCGGAGGCGCAAGCGGCGcaggcagatggaggaggagatgcgGTGGAATGAGGGGCTGAGGACTTGGGTGGAGCGGCGGGATGCGTGGACGTGCGCGAAATCGAGGGAGGAGATTATTGCGAGGAGGCAGCTGAAGCAAGCGCAAGCTCAAGCGGAGGGTACTATTATCAACGAGGACCAGGGTGCGTCGTCTGGGTCTGCTTTTTCGAGGCcggcttcgtcttcttcacgaGATGAGGAGAATCTTGCGGCGAAGACCGAGGCCTCACTTTCTGTtgcggagaaggaggaatCGGGTCCGTCGTCGGTGTCTGCTCAGCCCCAGCAGGGTGAAGATCACAAGGAATCTACTGAGACGGGGGCCACAGAGCCGGAGATTGCTCTGCAACAAACAGCGACAGATGATGCTACGGGTACTGTCGCGAATGCTACGACGCCCGCTCCTGCACCCGCTACCGCTGCAGCTACCGCGACTGCCTCTTCAAAAGCCCACCAGGGCTCTGAAGACCCCTACGTCCCTGTCGTACCCTCACTGATCTCCACCTCTAACCCCATCCGCGCTTCAATCACCCCCGCCATGTACCCCTCCATCTACTCAAAGGTCGTCGTGCAGGGCCTGACCCCCACGGTCCCGATCAACCTGGCCGACGTCACAAAGGCAATGGTCCAAGGCTGGAAAGCAGACGGCCAATGGCCGCCCaaaccagccaccaccaaccTCGTGCTCCAAGATACCGCGACGGTGCCCAAGACCGCCGAGGACGGACAACCATCATCGCCAGAGTCGAAGAGGAGATCGGGCGTTGTCGGCGCGGTCCGCAAGGTACTGCATTTCTCGGGGTTCCATCCGCATCCTTTCCATCGGCGCTCGAGTCATAGCGCTCAAGGGGATGTTAGCGGTGCTGTGAACACCGAGACTGCGGGGAAGtag